The following coding sequences lie in one Sinorhizobium fredii USDA 257 genomic window:
- a CDS encoding isobutyryl-CoA dehydrogenase produces MDFRLSEEQEAIRAMALDFARDELAPHAIEWDQQKHFPVETLRSAAALGMAGIYVRDDVGGTGLARLDAAMIIEALATGCPAIASFVSIHNMCAGMIDRYGTEEQRQRLLPPLLTMEILASYCLTEPGSGSDAAALKTKAVRDGDAYLITGQKQFISGAGESGRYLVMARTGEEGPKGISAFVVDKDMAGLTFGANEKKMGWHAQPTRAVMLDNVRVPAENRLGAEGEGFRIAMAGLDGGRLNIAAASLGGAQAAFDKALAYVQERHAFGRAIGEFQALQFRLADMATDLEIARTFLWRAAAALDAADPDATKLCAMAKRFVTDRCFAVANDALQLHGGYGYLADYGVEKIVRDLRVHQILEGTNEIMRLIVSRAVMGRK; encoded by the coding sequence ATGGATTTTCGCCTGTCGGAGGAGCAGGAAGCCATCCGCGCGATGGCGCTCGACTTTGCGCGCGACGAGCTCGCGCCGCATGCCATCGAGTGGGACCAGCAGAAGCATTTTCCGGTGGAGACGCTGCGCTCCGCCGCCGCCCTCGGCATGGCGGGCATCTATGTTCGCGACGACGTCGGGGGGACAGGGCTGGCCCGCCTCGACGCTGCGATGATCATCGAGGCGCTGGCGACCGGCTGCCCGGCAATCGCTTCCTTCGTATCGATCCACAACATGTGCGCCGGCATGATCGACCGCTACGGGACGGAAGAGCAGCGCCAGCGGTTGCTGCCGCCCCTCCTCACCATGGAGATCCTGGCGAGCTACTGCCTGACGGAGCCCGGCTCCGGCTCGGACGCGGCGGCGCTGAAGACCAAGGCCGTGCGCGACGGCGACGCCTATCTCATCACCGGCCAGAAGCAGTTCATTTCCGGGGCCGGCGAATCCGGGCGCTACCTCGTCATGGCTCGCACCGGCGAGGAGGGCCCGAAGGGCATTTCCGCCTTCGTCGTCGACAAGGACATGGCCGGCCTCACCTTCGGAGCCAACGAGAAGAAAATGGGCTGGCATGCCCAGCCGACGCGGGCGGTGATGCTCGACAATGTCCGCGTGCCGGCGGAGAACCGGCTGGGGGCCGAGGGCGAAGGCTTCAGGATCGCCATGGCCGGCCTCGACGGCGGCCGGCTGAACATCGCGGCCGCCTCGCTCGGCGGTGCCCAGGCCGCCTTCGACAAGGCGCTCGCCTATGTCCAGGAGCGCCACGCCTTCGGCAGAGCGATCGGCGAATTCCAGGCGCTGCAGTTCCGGCTTGCCGACATGGCGACCGATCTCGAGATCGCCCGCACCTTCCTCTGGCGGGCGGCCGCAGCGCTCGATGCCGCGGATCCGGACGCGACCAAGCTCTGCGCCATGGCAAAGCGCTTTGTCACCGACCGCTGCTTCGCCGTCGCCAACGACGCGCTGCAATTGCATGGCGGCTATGGCTATCTCGCCGATTACGGCGTCGAAAAGATTGTCAGGGACCTGAGGGTGCACCAGATACTCGAAGGCACCAACGAGATCATGCGGCTGATCGTGTCGCGCGCCGTCATGGGACGGAAATAG